ATCCAGGCGCCCACCACCAGCGGTGGTGGCACCTACGTGCCCCCGAGTGGCACTCCGTCCACCACCGCCCGCACCGCCTGACCCGCAGAAGGAGAACCACCATGCTTCGCTCGCTCTTCGCCGGCATCTCCGGCCTCCGCGTGAACCAGACCATGCTCGACGTCACCGGCAACAACATCGCCAACGCCAACACGACGGGCTTCAAGTCGAGCACCACCGTCTTCTCCGACACCCTCAGCCAGATGCTCACCGCAGCCTCGGGCGGCAACACCGAGCGTGGCGGAACCAACCCGATCCAGATCGGCCTCGGCGTCCAGCTCGCCGCGACCATGGCGAACTTCGGCCAGGGCTCGGCCCAGCTCACCGGCCGCCCGACCGACGTGATGCTGCAGGGCGACGGCTTCTTCGTGCTGCGCGACGGCGCGGAGAACGTCTACACCCGCGCCGGCGCGTTCACCTTCGACCAGACCGGCGTGCTCGTCGCACCCAGCGGCATGCGGGTGCAGGGCTACGCCCTCGACGCCGCGGGCCTGCCGACCGGCGGTCCGGTCGACGTCGACCTGAACATGATCAACGCGACGCTGCCCGCCGGCGTGAACCTGACGTCGTACTCGATCGGCGCCGACGGCAAGGTCCGCGGCGTGTTCTCCGACGGCGTCCAGCGCGACATCTGCCAGCTGGCCGTCGCGGACTTCACCAACCCGATGGGCCTGGAGAAGATCGGCGACACCGCCTTCCGCGAGTCCGCCAACTCCGGCGCCGTGCAGCTCGGTGTCGCCGGCCAGGGCCAGCGCGGCCAGATCATGGCCGGCGCCCTGGAGATGTCCAACGTCGACCTGTCCGCCGAGTTCACGAACCTCATCTTGGCCCAGCGCGGCTTCCAGGCCAGCTCGCGGGTGATCACGACCAGCGACCAGGTGCTCGAGGAGCTCGTCAACATCAAGCGCTGAGCTGCTCAGGGTCTCGGGACCCTGGCCGATGGGACCTGCGGAACGCCACGGACGGCGCTCCCCCAAGCATTGCCACAGCCACGCACACGGAGGTGCCGCGGTGATCTCGCTGACCCGACTCTCGGGGACCACGTTCCTGCTGAACGCGGACCTGATCGAGCGCGTCGACTGCACCCCGGACACCGTGGTGACCCTGGTCGACGGCACCAAGTACATCGTGGCCGAGTCCCTCGACGACGTGCGCGACGCCGTCATCGACTACCGCTCGGCCATCGTGGCGCGCGCGGCCCTGCCGGACGCGTCCACCGTCGCGCCGGTACGGACGCGCCAGGGCCGACTGTCCGCCGTACCCCCGCGAGGAGTGACCCCGTGAAGGACATCGCAACCCCGGTCGGCATCGTCGTCGGCCTGGTGATCATCGTCGCGGCCAACGTCCTCGAGGGCGGCAACCCGATGAGCCTGCTGCTCCTGCCGCCGATGCTCCTGGTGCTCGGCACCACGGTCATGGTCACCGTCGCCGGCGGCACGATGAGCGACGCCAAGACCGCGATCAAGGACATGAAGCGCGCGTTCACCGGCTCGGTCGAGCCGGCCGAGGCGCTGGTCCCGCAGGTCGTCTCGCTCGCCGAGCGGGCCCGTCGCGAGGGCCTGCTGGCCCTGGAGGACAGCCTGCGCGAGATCGACGACCCGTTCCTGGTCAAGGGCGTCACCATGGCCATCGACGGCACCGACCCCGAGGACGTCCGCGAGATCCTCGAGGCCGAGCTGCGGGCCAAGAAGCGCGACGACAAGCAGGCCGCGAAGTTCTTCGGCGACGCCGGCGCCTACGCGCCGACCATCGGCATCATCGGCACCGTCATGGGCCTGGTCCACGTGCTGGAGAACCTGGCCACCCCCGACGAGCTCGGCCACCTGATCGCCGGCGCCTTCGTCGCCACCTTGTGGGGCGTGATGTCGGCCAACGTGATCTGGCTGCCGATCTCGAGCCGGCTCAAGCGGCTCGGCGAGCTGGAGTGCGCGCGGATGGAGGTCGCCATCGAGGGCGTCGCCGCCATCCAGGCCGGCGCCAACCCGCGCCTGGTCGCGGAGAAGCTGCGCTCCCTCCTGCCCACCGGCACCGTCGAGCGCGAGGCCGCCTGATGTCCGCCGGCAAGGCGGGAAGGGGCGCCGGGCCGCCCCGACGGCGCCACCACGACGAGGACCACGAGGAGCACGGCGCCGGCCACGAGCGCTGGCTGGTGACCTACGCCGACATGGTGACCCTGCTGATGGTGCTGTTCATCGTGATGTTCGCGATGTCGACCGTCGACGAGAAGAAGTACGCGCAGCTCAAGGAGGGTCTCGCGGTCGGCTTCGGACGCGAGCAGTCGATCCTCAACGGGGCCAGCCCGATCAGCAACGCGAAGGGCGCGAGCGATCCCGGCGAGGCGTCGTACGAGATGCTGCTGGCGCAGGTCCCCGAGTCCCAGCGCGAGACCGTCACGAAGATCCTGCAGGAGTCCGACCGGCTGAAGAACGAGCGCGCCCAGGGCGCCGCCCGGGCCGAGGTCGACCGGCTGCTCAAGGTCTGGAAGAGGATCGACAAGGCGCTGCGCGAGCAGGGCCTGCGCGACGACGTCCGCGCCACCATCGACGAGCGCGGCCTGGTCGTCAGCCTGGTCTCGCAGCACGTCGTCTTCGAGCCGGACATCGCCGAGCTGACCGACCGCGGCCGGCGCGTCGTCGACACCATCGCGCCCGTGCTGGCGGAGCTGACCGAGCCGATCGAGCTCGACGGGCACACCAACCAGGAGCCGGTGAAGCCGCGCTACTTCCCCTCCGACTGGGAGCTGTCGCTGGCTCGTGCGGCCAACGTGCT
This genomic interval from Nocardioides kongjuensis contains the following:
- a CDS encoding flagellar FlbD family protein, producing MISLTRLSGTTFLLNADLIERVDCTPDTVVTLVDGTKYIVAESLDDVRDAVIDYRSAIVARAALPDASTVAPVRTRQGRLSAVPPRGVTP
- a CDS encoding OmpA/MotB family protein yields the protein MSAGKAGRGAGPPRRRHHDEDHEEHGAGHERWLVTYADMVTLLMVLFIVMFAMSTVDEKKYAQLKEGLAVGFGREQSILNGASPISNAKGASDPGEASYEMLLAQVPESQRETVTKILQESDRLKNERAQGAARAEVDRLLKVWKRIDKALREQGLRDDVRATIDERGLVVSLVSQHVVFEPDIAELTDRGRRVVDTIAPVLAELTEPIELDGHTNQEPVKPRYFPSDWELSLARAANVLHRLEDSHGIPARRLRATGFGHTKPLVDPARHGSQRVNKRVDILVLSQQPAETRALMGEAYAELRREAGLDGLPVDPAGDGTGSDPAAAGSPIPGTDDSREDQP
- a CDS encoding motility protein A, which translates into the protein MKDIATPVGIVVGLVIIVAANVLEGGNPMSLLLLPPMLLVLGTTVMVTVAGGTMSDAKTAIKDMKRAFTGSVEPAEALVPQVVSLAERARREGLLALEDSLREIDDPFLVKGVTMAIDGTDPEDVREILEAELRAKKRDDKQAAKFFGDAGAYAPTIGIIGTVMGLVHVLENLATPDELGHLIAGAFVATLWGVMSANVIWLPISSRLKRLGELECARMEVAIEGVAAIQAGANPRLVAEKLRSLLPTGTVEREAA
- a CDS encoding flagellar hook protein FlgE, with product MLRSLFAGISGLRVNQTMLDVTGNNIANANTTGFKSSTTVFSDTLSQMLTAASGGNTERGGTNPIQIGLGVQLAATMANFGQGSAQLTGRPTDVMLQGDGFFVLRDGAENVYTRAGAFTFDQTGVLVAPSGMRVQGYALDAAGLPTGGPVDVDLNMINATLPAGVNLTSYSIGADGKVRGVFSDGVQRDICQLAVADFTNPMGLEKIGDTAFRESANSGAVQLGVAGQGQRGQIMAGALEMSNVDLSAEFTNLILAQRGFQASSRVITTSDQVLEELVNIKR